Proteins encoded together in one Entomobacter blattae window:
- a CDS encoding glycosyltransferase family protein, producing the protein MKWFFAITQETLNNDPDHGFSDCIKVAILSAKKNTTLEANLLFDGNECDFTQEMKSFGVNVIYHRITFYDKLQQAQTQQRPEWPNYMQTAAGAFLRLDIPLIERVEKYVLYTDCDVLFLKNPQLDFCKPEIFAACGQFGQQDYYSDMNSGVIILNLERLRNDYLALVEFMCDNFRYISGYDQELLRIFYNQNWSPLSSKYNWKPYWGENENTCIVHFHGPKAAASRKLLEDATYRENDPSFHTWRHWFFQNTSGYAHYVPLWENYLKEYNDLKKINFIS; encoded by the coding sequence ATGAAATGGTTTTTTGCAATTACTCAGGAAACTTTAAATAACGATCCAGACCATGGTTTTAGTGATTGTATTAAAGTAGCTATACTATCAGCAAAAAAAAATACAACATTAGAAGCAAATTTGCTTTTTGATGGTAACGAATGTGATTTTACACAAGAAATGAAAAGTTTTGGAGTTAATGTAATTTATCACAGAATTACTTTCTATGATAAATTACAACAAGCTCAAACACAACAACGTCCAGAGTGGCCTAATTATATGCAAACTGCCGCTGGTGCCTTTTTACGTTTAGATATACCATTAATAGAAAGAGTTGAAAAATACGTATTATATACTGACTGCGATGTATTATTTCTCAAGAACCCACAATTGGATTTTTGCAAGCCAGAAATTTTTGCTGCATGTGGGCAATTTGGTCAACAAGATTATTATTCAGACATGAATTCAGGGGTAATAATTTTAAATTTAGAAAGATTGCGCAATGATTATTTAGCATTAGTTGAATTTATGTGTGATAATTTTCGTTACATATCAGGTTATGATCAAGAGCTATTAAGAATATTTTATAATCAGAATTGGAGTCCTTTATCTAGTAAATATAATTGGAAACCATATTGGGGAGAAAATGAAAACACTTGTATAGTTCATTTTCATGGACCTAAAGCTGCTGCCTCAAGAAAATTACTAGAAGATGCCACTTATAGAGAAAATGATCCGTCTTTTCATACTTGGAGACATTGGTTTTTTCAAAACACTTCTGGTTATGCTCATTACGTTCCATTATGGGAAAATTATCTTAAAGAATATAACGATTTGAAAAAAATAAATTTTATTTCATAA
- the galE gene encoding UDP-glucose 4-epimerase GalE, translating into MGKYLVTGGAGYVGIHVVLALLEAGHEVAVLDNLSRGHRKYIPKLVEFFKIDLADKVGVEQVVASQPWDGVLHFAALSLVGESMRDPFLYLRQNYMNSLNLIEACVKHGIKRFVFSSTAALFGGVQTPPIADTAPIDPGSPYGESKFMIERVLVWAERVYGMYSASLRYFNAAGADPKGRAGEDHTPETHLIPLTIDAALGYNSGLKVFGNNYPTRDGTCVRDYIHVNDLASAHLLAMEHIKGRSVRYNLGNGQGFTNLEVIQSVERVTGKKVPWEWAAPRFGDPDVLVADSARIRQELGWKPEYTVLDQIIETAVRWRVAHPNGYSSLKQKLLVGNSKHI; encoded by the coding sequence ATGGGTAAATATTTGGTTACAGGAGGAGCAGGTTACGTAGGTATACACGTTGTTCTGGCTTTATTAGAAGCAGGACATGAAGTTGCAGTTTTAGATAATCTTAGTAGAGGTCATCGTAAATATATTCCAAAATTGGTTGAGTTTTTTAAAATTGATTTAGCAGATAAAGTCGGGGTAGAACAAGTAGTTGCTTCTCAACCGTGGGATGGAGTTTTGCATTTTGCTGCGCTTTCCCTCGTGGGGGAAAGTATGCGAGATCCGTTTTTATATTTACGCCAAAACTATATGAATTCTCTTAATCTTATAGAAGCGTGTGTCAAGCATGGGATCAAACGGTTTGTTTTTTCCTCTACAGCGGCTTTGTTTGGCGGGGTCCAAACCCCTCCTATAGCCGATACAGCGCCTATAGATCCTGGCTCGCCCTATGGAGAAAGTAAATTTATGATAGAGCGTGTCTTGGTATGGGCAGAGCGTGTCTATGGGATGTATAGTGCTAGTTTACGGTATTTTAATGCCGCAGGTGCCGACCCTAAAGGCCGAGCCGGTGAAGACCATACGCCTGAAACTCACCTTATTCCTTTAACCATTGATGCAGCTTTGGGGTATAACTCTGGCTTAAAGGTGTTTGGCAATAATTACCCTACCCGAGATGGAACCTGTGTAAGGGATTATATTCATGTGAATGACCTGGCCAGTGCCCATCTTTTAGCGATGGAGCATATCAAGGGTCGCTCGGTGCGATATAATCTGGGAAATGGGCAAGGGTTTACCAATCTTGAAGTGATCCAAAGCGTTGAGCGGGTCACAGGGAAGAAAGTTCCCTGGGAATGGGCTGCTCCTCGCTTTGGGGATCCAGATGTGCTTGTTGCAGATTCAGCACGTATACGCCAGGAATTGGGATGGAAACCGGAATATACTGTCCTTGATCAGATTATTGAAACGGCTGTTCGGTGGCGTGTGGCTCATCCCAATGGGTATTCCTCACTTAAACAAAAATTGTTAGTAGGGAATAGTAAGCATATATGA
- a CDS encoding discoidin domain-containing protein, which translates to MYSKNESRIIISNDNYEVTYLDRFSSNVSIVFSSAGGVALAQPVEEFKKTITQFDTSYIFVRSVHLDWYNNRNAIKTFEQVAEFCKDFEKIYVLGESHGGSGALLFSEFCPNIYRILAFVPQYSALPSFCKWYGPLSVVDGVIKEFIFSDYSREEALSKSVLIFPAWSYEDALHGRFFKSDGFDVVFLKTHAHAMAAFLKLFESKNYLQQVMRAFYDSNFEFSAKNYLNLLHPLAERSFKPYVHWIGDRTAPHELFIKKPSYPLISQGKKATQSSFSEQFSQEKSPEKDAERVLNEPLTEKYNNHTGMEPAPWWQVDLGEIYHVRHIIIYNRGDEIDWAMRFLQFTIMVSENGHIWRTLYKKTNNEPVGGLYGKPFSLPCSIMARFVKIVLNAHNVLNLARVEIYGETVVSEVRGNDEVHFLRE; encoded by the coding sequence ATGTATTCAAAGAATGAATCAAGAATAATCATTTCAAATGATAACTATGAAGTAACGTATTTAGACAGATTCTCATCAAATGTAAGTATTGTATTTTCCAGTGCGGGGGGGGTTGCCCTAGCTCAGCCGGTAGAAGAATTTAAAAAGACAATCACCCAGTTTGATACGTCCTATATTTTTGTTCGTTCTGTGCATTTGGATTGGTATAATAACAGAAATGCTATAAAAACCTTTGAACAGGTGGCAGAGTTTTGCAAAGATTTTGAAAAAATCTACGTTCTTGGTGAAAGTCATGGGGGATCGGGGGCATTATTATTCTCTGAATTTTGCCCCAATATTTACAGGATATTGGCTTTTGTGCCCCAATACTCGGCCTTGCCCTCCTTTTGTAAATGGTATGGTCCCTTAAGTGTTGTTGATGGCGTTATTAAAGAATTTATTTTTTCTGATTACTCGCGGGAAGAAGCCCTTTCCAAATCTGTATTGATTTTTCCAGCCTGGAGCTATGAAGATGCCCTGCATGGTCGCTTCTTCAAATCTGACGGGTTTGATGTTGTTTTTTTGAAAACACATGCCCATGCCATGGCCGCCTTCTTAAAGTTGTTTGAAAGTAAAAATTACCTTCAGCAGGTGATGCGTGCATTCTATGATAGTAATTTTGAGTTTTCTGCAAAGAATTATCTCAATTTGTTACATCCCTTAGCAGAAAGATCTTTTAAACCCTATGTTCATTGGATTGGCGATCGGACAGCCCCCCACGAGCTCTTCATTAAAAAACCCTCTTACCCTTTGATCTCTCAGGGGAAAAAAGCCACTCAAAGTTCATTTTCTGAGCAATTCTCCCAAGAAAAGAGCCCAGAGAAGGATGCGGAGAGGGTTTTAAATGAACCCTTAACTGAGAAATATAATAATCATACTGGTATGGAGCCCGCGCCATGGTGGCAGGTTGATCTTGGTGAGATATACCATGTCCGACACATCATCATCTATAATCGTGGAGATGAGATTGATTGGGCAATGCGTTTTTTACAGTTTACGATTATGGTTTCAGAGAATGGCCATATCTGGCGTACCTTATATAAAAAAACAAATAATGAGCCTGTGGGAGGCCTTTATGGAAAGCCCTTCAGCTTGCCGTGCTCTATTATGGCACGGTTTGTTAAGATAGTGCTGAATGCTCATAACGTATTAAACCTTGCGCGCGTGGAAATTTATGGTGAAACGGTTGTGAGTGAGGTGAGGGGTAATGATGAAGTGCATTTTTTGAGAGAATAA
- a CDS encoding discoidin domain-containing protein — MDHKTLISNDHYEVTFTELTSPNVTIVFSSGGALALAQPVEEFKKTISHFNTSYIFVRSLHLDWYNNRDSIKTFQALAQFCRERQFERVYALGESLGGSGALLFAEFYPEVHRILTFSAQYSALPPFCKWGGPLGGVDGAIHEFIFSDYSRKEALSKAVLLSPSQGLEDIMHARFFKSDGFEVVFLKTREHALAAFLKNYSAGRNYLIEVMTALYDEDFDYSAEGYSDLLHTMVEKYYKPYVHWIGNIAAPYEVYLEKPVYPLISEGKKATQSSISGYSKIQNIEGDATEVLTAPLGRSFSNHTDMELTPWWQVDLEKPYTIRQIIVFNRSDQIDWSIRLLHLTILVSEDGHAWRTLYKKVDTEPVGGQYGKPLSVECSTVARYVKIVLNSKNVLNLARVEVYGEAVL; from the coding sequence ATGGACCATAAAACACTGATATCGAACGACCATTATGAGGTGACGTTTACAGAATTAACTTCTCCCAATGTGACCATTGTATTTTCCAGTGGGGGAGCCTTAGCCTTAGCCCAACCTGTAGAAGAATTTAAGAAAACCATTTCTCATTTCAATACCTCTTATATTTTTGTCCGCTCCCTTCATCTGGATTGGTACAATAATAGGGATTCCATTAAAACTTTTCAGGCGTTAGCGCAATTTTGCCGGGAGCGCCAGTTTGAGCGCGTATACGCTTTGGGCGAAAGCCTTGGTGGCTCAGGGGCCTTGTTATTTGCAGAATTTTATCCAGAAGTTCATAGAATTCTTACATTCAGTGCACAGTATTCCGCTCTGCCACCCTTTTGTAAATGGGGTGGGCCACTGGGGGGTGTTGATGGGGCCATTCATGAATTTATTTTCTCGGATTATTCTCGTAAAGAAGCGCTTTCCAAGGCTGTTTTACTTTCTCCCTCCCAGGGGTTGGAAGATATTATGCATGCGCGCTTCTTCAAATCTGATGGGTTTGAAGTGGTGTTCTTGAAAACGCGAGAGCATGCTTTAGCCGCCTTTTTAAAAAATTATTCAGCAGGCCGAAATTACCTTATTGAAGTGATGACCGCCCTCTATGATGAAGATTTTGATTATTCTGCCGAAGGCTATTCGGATCTTCTCCATACTATGGTTGAAAAATATTATAAGCCCTACGTTCATTGGATTGGGAATATTGCCGCACCGTATGAGGTTTATTTAGAAAAACCAGTCTACCCTCTGATTTCAGAAGGCAAAAAGGCAACTCAAAGTTCCATCAGCGGCTATTCAAAAATCCAAAATATTGAAGGGGATGCTACTGAGGTTCTTACAGCCCCGCTTGGTCGGTCTTTTAGTAACCATACAGATATGGAACTTACCCCATGGTGGCAGGTTGATTTGGAAAAGCCTTATACCATTCGGCAAATTATTGTTTTTAACCGCAGCGATCAGATTGATTGGTCTATTCGTCTTTTACACTTGACCATTCTTGTTTCTGAAGATGGGCATGCGTGGCGTACGCTCTATAAGAAAGTGGATACTGAGCCCGTTGGGGGGCAATATGGTAAACCCTTAAGTGTCGAGTGCTCGACTGTAGCGCGCTATGTTAAAATTGTACTGAATTCAAAAAATGTTCTCAATCTGGCTCGTGTCGAAGTCTATGGTGAGGCCGTACTATAA
- a CDS encoding discoidin domain-containing protein yields MEAKIIIQNENYEISYLDRSSPNVTVAFASEGSNAFSLPLKEFVEEFSDFNSSFIFVRSLHLDWYNNRNVYKTFRALAKFCKGFEKVYALGESIGGSGALLFSEFYPDLHRILALCPQYSALQPFCKWYGALSVVDGEAIKEYVFSDYSRPQALGKSVLLLPAWGYEDALHGRFFKSDGFDVVFLKTTEHPMANYFLTVDSSRNYLQEILAGLYNDEFAFTAKAYKNMLHKLVEDSFKPYARWIGNHTAPSNVYIDKPSYPLISEGKTATQSSVCEHSLARDVVGDAERLLKEPLTRFYNNHTAYEEHPWWQIDLGKVYQVKHIILYNRSDAMDWAFRFLKFSIIASEDGHIWHTLVKKTDNEIVGGEYGRPFSLPCSIKGRYIRVILDLPNVLNIARVEVYGVESEDSALQKTSAS; encoded by the coding sequence ATGGAAGCAAAGATAATAATACAGAATGAAAATTATGAGATTAGCTATCTAGATCGGTCTTCTCCTAATGTGACTGTGGCATTTGCCAGTGAGGGGAGTAATGCTTTTTCGTTACCTTTAAAAGAGTTCGTAGAAGAATTTTCAGATTTTAATAGCTCTTTTATATTTGTTCGATCCCTTCATTTGGATTGGTATAATAATCGCAATGTTTATAAGACATTTCGTGCTCTGGCAAAATTTTGCAAAGGGTTTGAAAAAGTTTATGCTTTAGGAGAAAGCATTGGGGGATCAGGGGCTTTATTATTCTCCGAGTTTTATCCAGATCTCCACAGAATTTTAGCGCTTTGTCCCCAATATTCCGCTTTGCAGCCTTTTTGTAAATGGTATGGGGCCCTAAGTGTAGTGGACGGCGAAGCGATAAAGGAATATGTCTTTTCGGATTATTCTCGCCCTCAAGCTCTTGGCAAATCTGTCTTACTTCTTCCTGCCTGGGGTTATGAAGATGCCTTACATGGTCGTTTTTTTAAGTCTGATGGATTTGATGTTGTTTTTCTTAAAACCACAGAGCATCCAATGGCCAACTATTTTCTTACGGTTGATAGTAGCCGGAATTATTTGCAAGAAATCCTTGCAGGCTTATATAATGATGAGTTTGCTTTTACAGCAAAAGCCTATAAAAACATGCTGCATAAGTTGGTGGAAGACTCTTTTAAGCCCTATGCGCGTTGGATAGGAAACCACACTGCTCCTTCCAATGTCTATATCGATAAACCCTCCTACCCGCTTATCTCCGAGGGAAAAACAGCCACGCAAAGTTCCGTTTGTGAGCATTCCTTAGCGCGGGATGTTGTAGGGGATGCAGAGCGTTTGTTAAAAGAACCCCTGACGCGCTTTTATAATAACCATACAGCGTATGAAGAGCATCCCTGGTGGCAGATAGATCTTGGGAAAGTTTATCAGGTTAAGCATATTATATTATATAATCGTAGCGATGCTATGGATTGGGCCTTTCGTTTTTTAAAGTTTTCAATCATCGCTTCAGAAGATGGCCATATATGGCACACTCTGGTGAAGAAAACAGATAATGAAATTGTCGGAGGAGAATATGGAAGACCCTTTAGCTTGCCATGCTCTATCAAGGGGCGTTATATCCGCGTTATTTTGGATTTACCCAATGTTTTGAACATCGCCAGGGTAGAGGTCTATGGGGTTGAGAGCGAGGATTCCGCTTTACAAAAAACAAGTGCCAGTTAG
- the cydB gene encoding cytochrome d ubiquinol oxidase subunit II — protein MSGAEYWIPIIWSGIAAIAILTYILLDGFDLGIGILFAVEKNPTHRNIMLNTIAPIWDGNETWMVLGGATLFGVFPMAYSIILSAFYPVIITMLLALIFRGVAFEFRFKVHSPQAREYWGFAFMAGSCLTAFCQGIVLGALIQGITIDGQHFAGSHYEWLTPFSLLCGFSVIVGYALLGSTWLIMKTEGALAEYNRKLSWLLTALLVICIGIVSLWTPFLNETYMRNWFSWPHILFVLPVPLCVVLAAFGVYFGIYHKLHAMPFFCSLFLFFLCFSGLGISIWPYIVPPSITIWEASSSPYSQGFLLFGTAILLPLILIYTLYSYWVFRGKVTEHDFYH, from the coding sequence ATGAGTGGCGCTGAATACTGGATTCCCATCATATGGTCAGGCATTGCAGCCATTGCGATACTGACCTATATCCTCCTAGATGGTTTTGATCTCGGCATCGGAATTCTCTTTGCTGTGGAGAAAAACCCTACTCACCGCAATATTATGCTTAACACCATTGCCCCTATATGGGATGGAAACGAAACCTGGATGGTGCTTGGGGGAGCAACCTTGTTTGGGGTCTTCCCTATGGCCTATAGCATTATCCTTTCAGCCTTTTACCCGGTCATTATTACCATGCTCCTGGCTTTGATATTCCGAGGCGTGGCTTTTGAATTTCGCTTTAAAGTCCACTCTCCTCAAGCTCGGGAATATTGGGGCTTTGCCTTTATGGCTGGGTCGTGCCTAACCGCCTTCTGCCAAGGCATTGTGCTTGGGGCTCTTATCCAGGGAATTACCATTGATGGGCAACATTTTGCAGGCTCCCATTACGAGTGGTTAACCCCTTTCAGCCTGCTATGTGGTTTTTCTGTTATTGTTGGGTATGCCCTTTTAGGCAGTACGTGGCTTATTATGAAAACAGAAGGAGCACTGGCTGAATATAATAGAAAACTGTCATGGCTGCTTACTGCCCTACTCGTGATCTGTATCGGGATCGTGAGTTTATGGACCCCTTTCCTCAATGAAACCTATATGAGAAACTGGTTCAGCTGGCCCCATATTCTTTTTGTTCTTCCTGTTCCGCTCTGCGTGGTTCTCGCAGCTTTTGGGGTCTATTTTGGTATTTATCATAAACTGCATGCCATGCCCTTTTTCTGTAGCCTCTTCTTATTTTTTCTGTGTTTTTCGGGGCTGGGCATTTCTATATGGCCTTATATTGTTCCCCCCAGTATCACCATTTGGGAGGCCTCTTCATCACCTTATAGCCAAGGGTTCCTGCTGTTTGGTACGGCTATACTGCTCCCTCTTATCCTGATTTATACCCTTTATTCATATTGGGTATTTCGGGGGAAAGTCACCGAACACGATTTTTATCATTGA
- a CDS encoding cytochrome ubiquinol oxidase subunit I, whose product MVDVTALLIARVQFAFTIGVHIVFPALSIGLAAYLAALEGLWLITKRSTYLDLYHYWLKIFSVGFGMGVVSGVVMSYEFGTNWANFSQKAGAITGPLLGYEVLTAFFLEAGFLGIMLFGMGRVSKGIHFFSTCMVSLGTLISMTWILASNSWMQTPQGYMIEPGTGRFLPENWLHIIFNPSFPYRLVHMALACFLCVALTVSAVAAFHILAHKKQNKPLPQTVKTMFAMATGLIVIAGPLQLLAGDAHGLNTLHYQPAKLAAIEGHWETSKRAGLILFGLPDMEAEQTKYAIELPLAGSLILTHSLDGTVPGLKDFPKQDRAPVPVVFFAFRLMVGLGILMALFGLYALWCRIKGNLFDSPLLVRWALLMGPAGFLALLCGWVTTEVGRQPYTIYGLLRTEHSASNISLAMVSTSMTAFAIVYFIVFGSGIFILMRMMGKLPAPYEGPGSTTYGKDHSLFQAQANTATQALTNTTVKRGIES is encoded by the coding sequence ATGGTTGATGTCACGGCGCTCCTCATCGCACGTGTACAATTTGCCTTTACTATTGGTGTACACATCGTTTTTCCGGCCTTGTCCATTGGCTTGGCAGCTTATCTGGCCGCACTCGAAGGGTTATGGCTTATAACCAAACGCAGTACCTATCTTGACCTTTACCATTACTGGCTGAAGATATTTTCGGTGGGGTTTGGCATGGGGGTTGTCTCTGGGGTTGTCATGAGTTACGAATTTGGCACCAACTGGGCCAATTTCTCACAAAAAGCTGGTGCTATTACTGGTCCCCTTCTGGGATATGAAGTACTTACAGCCTTTTTTCTTGAAGCCGGTTTTCTTGGCATTATGCTCTTTGGGATGGGCCGTGTCAGCAAAGGGATCCATTTTTTTTCAACCTGTATGGTCTCGCTTGGCACCCTCATTTCCATGACATGGATCCTGGCCTCCAATTCCTGGATGCAAACCCCCCAAGGCTATATGATCGAACCAGGAACTGGGCGTTTTCTTCCCGAGAACTGGCTGCATATCATCTTCAACCCCTCCTTTCCCTATCGTTTGGTTCATATGGCTTTGGCGTGTTTCTTATGTGTAGCCCTAACGGTTTCAGCGGTCGCAGCCTTCCATATCCTGGCACATAAAAAACAGAACAAGCCTTTGCCCCAAACGGTAAAAACAATGTTTGCCATGGCTACGGGCCTTATCGTTATTGCGGGCCCCCTCCAATTACTGGCAGGCGATGCCCATGGGCTGAACACACTGCATTACCAGCCTGCCAAATTGGCAGCTATAGAAGGGCATTGGGAAACCTCCAAACGGGCGGGTCTTATTCTTTTCGGCCTTCCTGATATGGAAGCCGAGCAAACCAAATATGCTATTGAACTCCCCCTCGCAGGCTCTCTTATCCTCACCCATAGCCTGGATGGAACGGTACCTGGGTTAAAAGACTTCCCCAAACAGGACCGTGCACCCGTGCCTGTCGTGTTTTTTGCCTTTAGACTCATGGTTGGCCTCGGCATTCTTATGGCTCTTTTTGGCCTGTATGCCCTGTGGTGCCGTATAAAAGGAAACCTGTTTGACTCGCCCCTTCTGGTGAGATGGGCGCTCCTTATGGGCCCAGCTGGGTTTTTAGCCCTGTTATGCGGGTGGGTTACCACAGAAGTGGGCCGCCAGCCTTATACTATTTACGGTCTTCTTCGAACGGAGCATAGCGCTTCCAACATTAGCCTTGCCATGGTCAGCACCTCAATGACGGCTTTTGCCATTGTGTATTTTATTGTGTTCGGTTCCGGCATTTTTATCCTCATGAGAATGATGGGTAAACTCCCCGCCCCTTATGAAGGCCCAGGCAGTACGACCTATGGGAAAGACCACTCCCTTTTTCAGGCACAAGCCAATACAGCGACCCAGGCCCTTACCAATACCACCGTTAAGAGAGGAATAGAGTCATGA
- a CDS encoding carbohydrate porin, with translation MVICLASFPSLTHAKETKEQNFSVSQKLSAIHTQPSDSTDIPEYKFLSQINNLISPYGLTFGVIGFGGVVSNVAGGLEPRNSANANALFFNVNANLEKMIGWQGGQIHFQWGQYIFRNNVLGWDSQIGDMTLSYQHPHLIRSYALQMLTYEQTLIKDTLTVEAGRTNLIRYFTPDICTSILTCFSNIWIYNINIAPITTSHWAGVITYNIDKDWTLRMGASEINPSEGLTHGTQFSTKNAIGATGITQLAYSDKSSEYNNYYGLMAYYNGSTAPDPFYNGGLNVYGKPKPLITHSRGTGVLAGFSQEIWKEREKNGRALSVYGTLGSGFESYDLIAQDAIAGFTLNSLVPGIPDDKIGLQLHWSRAGKQQYRAFREYGVDIKRSSYILTLLTQFQVVPGVLFQPSVQYAFNPNNFTNLQSNRKPKNAVVIGMMMLIDFNKIF, from the coding sequence GTGGTTATCTGTCTTGCCTCTTTCCCCTCTTTAACCCACGCCAAAGAGACAAAAGAGCAGAACTTCTCCGTAAGCCAGAAGCTGAGTGCCATCCACACACAACCATCAGACAGTACAGACATCCCAGAATACAAGTTTCTCTCTCAAATTAACAACCTCATTTCCCCTTATGGCCTTACGTTTGGCGTGATTGGCTTTGGAGGTGTTGTCTCAAACGTTGCAGGTGGCCTTGAGCCCAGAAACAGCGCTAATGCCAACGCCCTTTTCTTTAATGTCAACGCTAATCTGGAAAAGATGATAGGGTGGCAAGGCGGCCAAATCCATTTTCAATGGGGACAATATATTTTTCGTAATAACGTTCTGGGGTGGGATTCCCAAATAGGGGATATGACCCTTTCTTACCAGCACCCCCATTTAATTCGCTCGTACGCCTTACAGATGCTAACCTATGAGCAAACCCTTATTAAAGACACCCTGACCGTAGAGGCCGGACGAACAAACTTAATCCGCTATTTTACACCAGATATTTGTACCTCTATCCTGACCTGTTTTTCCAATATCTGGATATATAATATCAATATCGCCCCAATAACGACCTCTCACTGGGCAGGGGTTATAACCTATAATATCGATAAAGACTGGACCTTACGGATGGGGGCCTCTGAAATCAACCCCAGTGAAGGTTTAACCCATGGCACACAATTTAGCACCAAAAACGCTATTGGTGCCACAGGGATAACCCAGCTGGCTTATAGCGACAAATCAAGCGAATACAATAATTATTACGGCCTTATGGCGTACTATAATGGCTCAACCGCCCCTGATCCATTCTATAATGGCGGTCTCAATGTTTATGGAAAACCCAAACCGCTGATCACTCACAGTCGTGGAACAGGGGTTTTAGCCGGCTTCTCCCAGGAGATATGGAAAGAACGGGAGAAAAACGGAAGAGCCCTCTCTGTTTACGGCACGCTCGGCTCTGGATTTGAATCCTACGACCTCATTGCCCAAGATGCCATAGCAGGCTTTACCCTCAACTCCTTGGTTCCTGGTATTCCTGATGACAAGATAGGCCTCCAACTTCATTGGTCTCGTGCGGGCAAGCAGCAATACCGAGCCTTTAGGGAATATGGCGTTGATATTAAACGTTCTTCTTATATCTTAACACTTCTTACGCAATTTCAGGTGGTTCCTGGCGTTTTATTTCAGCCCTCTGTGCAATATGCCTTCAACCCCAATAATTTTACTAATCTCCAGAGCAACCGAAAACCCAAAAATGCCGTTGTGATCGGAATGATGATGTTAATTGATTTCAACAAAATCTTCTAA
- a CDS encoding carbohydrate kinase family protein: MIVVCGDVLIDFIPVETKTGSMAYSPVAGGSCSNIATAIGRLGGKVSFMGGVSTDFFGDMLIDRMVEAGVDTRYIARNGHGSTLAFVKLEATDARYAFFDENSASQLWERSMSPPFTEDVELIHIGSTSLIEMPIAASCEAMFKAEHGKKLLCIDPNCRPTLTKNVHVYRERIARLMGMADIIKLSLDDLEYVLPNVAPEEAAKRWLNGGASMVVITRGILGALGFFKDQPMVVVPPAEARNVVDTVGAGDTFIGSLLAFFQARGVLNKAKFHQITSKDMEEALAYAAKVAAMVCERQGANPPWKKEVDAR; the protein is encoded by the coding sequence ATGATTGTAGTATGTGGCGATGTGCTGATCGACTTCATCCCTGTAGAAACCAAAACAGGGAGTATGGCGTACTCTCCAGTTGCAGGGGGTTCATGCAGCAATATTGCTACTGCCATTGGGCGCTTGGGTGGAAAAGTCTCTTTCATGGGGGGAGTATCAACCGATTTTTTTGGTGATATGCTCATTGACCGTATGGTAGAGGCGGGTGTTGATACACGGTATATCGCCCGAAACGGGCATGGTTCAACCCTCGCTTTTGTCAAGCTCGAGGCAACAGATGCCCGTTATGCATTTTTTGATGAAAATTCGGCTTCCCAATTGTGGGAGCGCTCCATGTCTCCACCCTTTACGGAGGATGTTGAGCTGATCCATATTGGCTCAACCTCTCTTATAGAAATGCCGATTGCTGCTTCATGTGAAGCGATGTTTAAAGCAGAGCATGGTAAAAAATTATTGTGCATTGATCCGAACTGCCGACCAACCCTGACAAAAAACGTCCATGTCTATCGTGAACGAATTGCTCGCTTAATGGGTATGGCAGATATTATTAAACTTTCATTAGACGATCTGGAGTACGTCCTGCCAAATGTTGCTCCGGAAGAAGCTGCAAAACGTTGGCTCAATGGTGGGGCAAGTATGGTGGTTATAACCCGAGGGATTTTGGGGGCTCTCGGTTTCTTTAAAGATCAACCCATGGTGGTTGTTCCCCCAGCAGAAGCACGGAATGTGGTTGATACGGTGGGAGCGGGGGATACATTTATTGGCTCTCTTCTGGCCTTTTTCCAGGCTCGGGGTGTGTTGAACAAAGCCAAATTCCATCAGATCACTTCTAAAGATATGGAAGAAGCTCTAGCTTATGCCGCAAAGGTTGCGGCCATGGTGTGTGAGCGTCAAGGTGCTAATCCACCTTGGAAGAAGGAAGTGGACGCTCGCTAA